A stretch of DNA from Anopheles nili chromosome 2, idAnoNiliSN_F5_01, whole genome shotgun sequence:
GATTGCAGTTTCCGGTTGGCCGTATCCATCGTCTGCTTCGCAAGGGTAACTATGCCGAGCGCGTCGGTGCCGGAGCACCGGTGTATCTGGCCGCCGTCATGGAGTACCTGGCCGCTGAAGTGCTAGAGTTGGCCGGAAATGCCGCTCGCGATAACAAGAAGACGCGTATCATCCCTCGCCATCTGCAGCTGGCCATCCGTAACGACGAGGAGTTGAACAAGCTGCTCTCGGGTGTGACCATCGCCCAAGGTGGTGTCTTGCCCAACATCCAGGCCGTGCTGCTGCCGAAAAAGACGGAAAAGAAGGCTTAAGCAAAGAGAAAGCGTAGATGTTGTGAGCCCGTGGACGGCGTCTCGTTTATGCAAACGTTGGAACATGCCCAGACCTTCGACACCGGattacgaaaaaaacaaacgcccttGTCAGGGCGACGGAATgatttctttaaaagaatTACGCATTCGCTATGTTGTTACGCATTACTTTTCTCTTAGGGTTTTAAGGGGGGCGAGGGGATAATTTGTGATATAATCAACTATATACAGCTATGGATTCGTCATGtatgaatatatttttaatattagcATGTTCATTAGACAAAAATGGGACAGAAACGAAAGGGATGACTAGAAAGCGAACGAGACAATCCAAAGAGATGACGAACAGATGATTGGCAAGCGATGAGACACAAACAGAATGCATCATCGTGTTTACAATGTCGGGTGCAGGAGTGGGTTACTCGTGCTGTTTTGGAAATGTCAAAACATGCTGCAGAAATAACAGTGTAATGTGTAACGGACAGACGtatgaaaatgtttgatttttttaataattaagGACATGTAACACAATGGtgtttattacttttttaccTAAAAACCGcattgacaaaaaaatactataGCGCACGTGCACGTGGGTGCAATGGCAGCCAAAAcgatcctttttttaaatgcatctAAAACACGATTCGTTATGGTGTTAGAAAGCAATCACAGAAATTCGGGTTAGTTTGTCCGTAAAGATAGATATTTAACCTAAGATTGGTAtatcaaatcaatcaataaaaCGTTCCTTAACGTCTGGTATCCTAAGctccaattttccaaccacaatTTCTGCCTTAACTGAATGCCAAGCAAGCCATGCCCAATGGACACGTGGTCAACATGTCAAAGCTTctaataaatgtaaaataaaaatattgcaGTGAATCATTCTCTCACCCATCTAATTTATTATGGGAACATCAAgcaaatttgcaaaaaaaaataacttttaaGAATGCATTTGCTATGCTGCATAGACAATTAGCACATTCACTTTTGAAAGACGTCAACGCTATTACAATACCGTTGTGAAAAATGCAATGCATAAGTCATGATCCTTTTTACGGAACTGTACTTTATTTCAACACGCTGTCCTTGAATGTTCGGTTTAAAGATGGGATGGGGTACGACGCCTCCCTGACCACTTAACATTGTTTAAGTtaggggaaaataaatttacccGTTTGAACCCCCTACCCCTTTGATGGGAGTTCGATTAGATAGGTAGCCCTTCAAAAGAGACCTAAAACCTGCACATTCGTTGTAAATATTGCACTATTTTTTTGCCTACATgatttaacaaaacaaaactgcataTAGTATGCATTTTGGTTCTAGAAAGAACGATAAGATTATACCTTGAAATGTTGTATTAGTTCCTTGTAGGCCTGTTCGAGATCATTCGTAGATGGTTATAGCCCAACTTCTCGTTTCACATCTCTTTCTGGCCCTTACGGGTAAGGGTTTAGCCCTTGCATGACCAACTGCACGTAGCGCTTAGTTTTAGGGTGgttcttttgcttcatcaAGAGAGGGTAGGGCGTCAGTGATCCAGAAACTTCTGGCAACATTTGCGAGGAAGGGACAGCTGTTGCCTTGGCAACCGAAGCAGGCCACTAAAGCGAGAAAGGACGTGGGATGCGAATGTCCTTTCTCGATTGGCGCATCTGTACCCTAGAGCCTGTAATCTGTTGCCCGTATCCTGCTCAAGGACGACCCTTCATTCCCACAGCATAAAACCATCTATCAGGGTTAGACCAGCTATCAGTTTGATTTTGTCTACGGAATTGTGAAGTTTTTGATTGATTCCGGTAAGATCAAGCAGTAAGGATGGCCCGTACTAAGCAAACCGCCCGTAAGTCGACCGGAGGAAAGGCTCCACGAAAGCAGCTGGCCACGAAGGCTGCACGTAAGAGTGCACCCTCGACCGGAGGCGTGAAGAAGCCTCACCGTTACCGTCCAGGAACGGTGGCCCTGCGAGAAATCCGTCGTTACCAAAAGTCGACGGAGTtgctgatccgcaagctgcccttccagcggtTGGTGCGTGAGATTGCGCAGGATTTCAAGACTGATCTGCGCTTCCAAAGTGCCGCAGTGGCAGCCCTGCAGGAAGCTAGCGAGGCGTACTTGGTAGGCTTGTTCGAGGATACGAACTTGTGCGCCATCCATGCCAAGCGCGTCACCATCATGCCCAAGGACATTCAGCTGGCCCGCCGCATCCGAGGAGAGCGTGCCTAAgctccaacaaaaaaaaaaaccgagctcGAGTCGAAAACATCCCACGCattacgaaacgaaaaacaaacggtccttttcaggactaCAAATAAATGTTcttaaaatgaattatttatgcgTTTTGAGTTTTTGTAATTCTTCATTCAAAAGGGAGTGGGAGGTAGTGGCGATTTAATTCATTTGAACAAACCTGATTATTCGGTCGATTTGTTTGTATTCGCGTCTGTTTGATGAAGTTTCGAcgagttttgaaaaaaaggacgccacAAGCCTGAAAAACCCGCGCCAATTCCGTCAGCGGAGTATAAACAAGGAGCTTGTGGGATTTTCTTGCTAGACTAGGATAGATCTATAAGATTTTCTTTGGATGCAGTTATTCGATAGTCATTTCAGACTAATAGAATTGTATaagggtttgtttttagatAAATTTTAGTAGGTGACAGTCATTTAATAAATTACGAtccttgaaaaaaaacgaaacaattgaAGTGAACAGTGAATCATTTTCTCACTGCATCGTTCTGAAATTCATTGCAGTTGTAAGTCAGAAAGCATCAATTTCGTTGATATCAGGAAGgcgttaaataaaataaaataaaataaaatagaatataataataatgttttgTTGAGCAGGATAATTAGATTTTGTTATCCTTAACAAATATGATCGCCATAAAACAAATACCAACGCATGTTTGAACCATTTGCAGAATCAGGGGAAAGCAACCTTTAGcttgattttatatttttttttaacgtacTAAATGTTTAATAATCCATAAAACCCCTTTGAACACTGCTTCACTGTTTAAATTGGTGATTAAATGATCTACCAAAACGTCATTTAATGGTAAACAAGTGTCTATAAGAAAACTCGCAAAATATTCTGTATCCTTGAATAAAGATACAAATGACACACTGGACGAGTACATGACTTTTCCTACGCATgcatcaaaaaataaatttcttaCTTACACTAACACTCTGACACAAGCATGTCCGACGTAAATCTATAAAAACAGGCGTtttggctcatttttttttaattgctcaGTGAACCTCGAAGTGATCACATCGCTCGCGTTGCTCTCAGTGAAGTTATCGTTATACAACCATCTAAGAAATGGCCCGTACCAAGCAAACTGCCCGTAAGTCGACCGGAGGAAAGGCCCCTCGCAAGCAGCTGGCCACGAAGGCTGCTCGTAAGAGTGCACCATCCACCGGAGGCGTGAAGAAGCCTCACCGTTACCGTCCAGGAACGGTGGCCCTGCGAGAAATCCGTCGTTACCAAAAGTCGACGGAGTtgctgatccgcaagctgcccttccagcggtTGGTGCGTGAGATTGCGCAGGATTTCAAGACTGATCTGCGCTTCCAAAGTGCCGCAGTGGCAGCCCTGCAGGAAGCTAGCGAGGCGTACTTGGTAGGCTTGTTCGAGGACACGAACTTGTGCGCCATCCACGCCAAGCGCGTCACCATCATGCCCAAGGATATTCAGCTGGCCCGCCGCATCCGAGGAGAGCGTGCCTAAGATTCTCCCGCCCGACTTGACTACGTATCGAGTGCGATtcttcaaaaaacaaacggtccttttcaggaccactCATTGTTATTACAAAAAGAATTGCTGATGCGTCATCATAATGCTGCTAATCGCGCGCCAATTCATGAAATTTCATGTTAGTCATAGTTGGCGTCGGTTTTgtcctctctctttctcttcttgaTTGCCCCTCATGAGCTTGCAATGCAGGCGTTAGAATACGAAAATGAGCTACTCTTCTGCCGTAGCAAGTACGCAGCCATAAATTTTGACATGTTCAGCACATGTGACGAAACGTCACTAGTGTTACGCCGCAACTGCATTTGCTTAGCGGCGTAATCGTTTTGTTGTGCGTGTTCAGGGACTACCGCAGCACTAGCATAGTAAAATGTGTGCTCCGGCCGCCTCGAAACGGTTAGTACTTTCTTTGTATCGTGATTTGCTGCGCTACGGGACGCAGCTGCAATATACGGATCAAGAATATTTCCTAAGTCGAATTAGGCGCGAATTTCGTCAGGGGGCGTCCCTGACCGATCCGAAAGAAATAGACATTTGTTTCAAGGTATGTGGCCAACCTTAAGATTTAGTTAAATACTGTCCACGCTTAATTTATTGATATTCTTCTAGAGAGGACTAGCGTTACTGAATCGCGCCCGCGTGGTGTAGATTTGCCGTCAAAATGGCTTCCCTGTTGCGACGCTATGTCCTTCGAGACATGCCCTATTCCGGTTGGCGTGCCCTCTCGAAAATGATCGACGACAGCCGGGTACCGGTGTTGCAGGAGGCTGATCTGGAGGAATCATTCGTCCGGGGAAGCGGCCCGGGAGGACAATCGGTGGccaaaaccaacaacaagGTCGTGCTGACGCACAAACCAACAGGTATTGTAGTTCAGTGTCACACCTCTCGGTCGTTATTCGAGAACAGGCGGGAGGCCAGAAAGCTTCTTGTCAGCAAGCTGGACCAGCTGTACAATGGTGACCAATCGGTGGACGCCCAACAGCAGCGAATCGATGCCAAAAAACAGTCAGAAACGGCTCGGCGGAAACAGAAGTTgcaggcaaagaaaaaagcctGGAAAGAGCGGGAATTTGGAGGGAACGAGTCTGACAATGCTAGCTAAACACACATTGACGTAGTGTATATTAAATtagtttatttgatttatagTACCTAATTCTAGTTATTACTACTTTTACCATGAGCTAAAATTACCGAAACCGTCGCTTCCGACGAccgttttacgttttttcgctttcgaggGTTCTGCCGCATTGCTAGGGCCCGGTTTTTCATTAACATCCGGCAGGATCTTGGTCACGTTTGTATCTAGATACTTTCCCACGCCCGCGCGAAAAACCTTCAgcggttgggtggattttttacCAACATTTTTGTTGCGCTTCTCTTCCGCTTCACGCTGGATACGTTCCAGTTCTTCGGCCCGCTCTTTGGCGAGCTGCTCGTCCACTTCCTGGAATGGATCGACGAATACTTGCGCTCgctggatgaaaatgttctcgATCGGACGATCACGATTGTCCACTTCCACGCGTTCCATCTCCGTAAGGATTTCGAGCCCTCCGACCAGCTTTCCAAAGATAGTGTGCTTTCCGTCCAGATGCTTGCAGGAACGATACGTGATGAAGCTATTTTGGAAGGACACAAAGGGTATCATAAACGTAAGGGCTTACTAGAAATGTATAAGAGAACGGCTCCAAGGTTCCCGTAAAATCAAACGGCTTGGAAGTCTCGTATAGCTTGGGATTGCGGATTATTACGCCAATGGGACTAGCACTTACAATTGCGATCCATTTGTGTTTGGACCCGAGTTGGCCATCGACAGGATGCCTCGGCCAGAATGTGAAAGATTGGGCTTGATTTCGTCGGCAAACTTTTTGCCCCAAGCCGACGTTCCGCCGTTACCGACACCGGTTGGATCGCCACCCTGGATCATGAAGTTGCGGATCGACCGATGAAATAGACATCCATTGTAGTATCCACTATGGCAGTGCTTGAGGAAATTTTCGCACGTCTTCGGAACCTGCTCGCAGTACAGTTCCAGGTTGAGCGCTCCGTAGTTTGTCAGCAGTCGCACGTAGCCCTTCTTTTTCACCCGCTCATACCGCACGATGTCGTCGTCGATGATGGCCGCCTCGTGGTTCGAAACCGGCACCATCGCGGTGGAGGTAAACGACGCGGCCACCGCGCCAGTTGAGTAATGGGCCGCATTGAACTTATCCGCCACTTGGCGCTCCTCTTTTTGCTCCTCTGGTGCCTTGTAGTCCTTTTCGAGTTGGGTCAAAATTTCCTTCGTCTCGACCGAAATCGTTTTGAGGCGTCCCTGTGGGTCTTTCCGTTCTGCAAGCTCTTCCTCTGTCGGTACACGAAGCCTCTGTTTAATGTGATGGAAGCTGGAAATGTTAAATTTATCCAAACTTCCCGGATCCTGGATGGTGATGAGATCTTTCCTCAGGAAAGGTGTATCGTCCAGCAGATCCTTCCAGTTTTTAGCCTTTACGTTAAGCTGCTCGATGGCTTCCCACGAGAACACGTTGCCCGTCTTTCCGTTGGCCACAATGTGGGAGTTTTTCGTGAAGGGTTTAAACAACGTGGGACAGTGGTATAAGCCTTCGTGGTTTTTGGTAAAGTTCAGCTTGAGTAACGACTTGCCATCCAGCGGGGCGCCCGTTACCGGGTTCACcttgaatttcttcaaaaACTCCACGATTGCAGACAATTCAAACACATTGCCATCCTTATCGCAGTACGGATGTTCGAAAGGAACCATCGATAGGCAACAGTGATCGAATGGCAATCTTTTGAACTTTATctgttcattttccaccgagtcCGGTTTGTGACCTCCGTAGAATTCAGACCACTCGGTGTACGTGAGGTACCTAGAACGAATGAATAGTACATTGTATAACTTGCTACCAAGGATCGGTTAAactatttattttacattttatccttctgatgttgttttttaccCATTTTGATGCGATTGTGGTGAAGTTATTGGACAAAAATATAACTGCGACTGTTTTGTTTATAATATGTTCTTCCTTTTCTATTGTCAACAGTGGCTTACCAACCATCTGTTTCTGAGCAACCCAAAAGTAGCTCAATTTGGATTTGGCTGCGTTCTgcatgaaacatatttttgattacggttaatttttttaattttctttattttcaaatCTATCTAGAATCGAGCAAAACCATATCATAgtttaataataaacaaaagcCACATTGTTTTAAGATAATAGAAATAGCAACAATCTTGGTATATTTTGTATGCTCAAACTAATTACTTTTGCAGCATAATTTGCCAATTGCAGGTGGTCCATTCGTTCGAGCAAATTTGTTGTGCCATACAGGCCGCTTGAAAAACACTCGACACGAATTGTTGGGCAAAGATAACTCCTAAAACTCAAATCTCCTAGTTCTTCTTTACGACCGCTTGACTGTCGTTGTTTTCCATGTAGTCATAGCCCAGCTTGGCCATTAGAAGTCCCGAGGACAAGCCCAGTGCGGTGGCAAGGCCCTGATTACGGGGAACGGCCGATCGGATGACGGCCCACACCAACACCGATCCGAAACTGAACAGCACGGATCCGCAGATGCTATACGCGGCACGCTTGTTCGTTGGCACAGCTTTGAGATGCGGCCTGCTGTACATAAACAGCGTCGTTCCGAGCACCGTATGAAGCAACAGGAAGTTGGTTACATCTCGCTTTGGCAAAAGTCTGTTTTGAGGCAAGTGGAAGTAAAACAGTGAGAATAGGGGCTTGGACAGGAATAGTGAGGTTATTTATGGTAACAAACTTACTTGATCGCAATCGACGGATTCATTACGTTGACGGACAGCGCTGCATAGCTGAGCATACCTTTCAGTGGAAAGTAGTAGTAAAGGATGTTTTCTTTGGTCAATGGTCGCAGGCGCAGCGTATTGGCAATCGGCAAAGTGGTGTCAGTCATCTCGACGTTCTATTACAGATACGCGATTTCTTTATAGACTATTTACGGCTTTTCCAGCACAGGTTTTTGCTCAGAAGAAACACTAGGTCTGCGGTTGTGTAATGATTATAGCAGAGGTAAACAAAATTGGGCTAGCTGTCAGTTTTTACTTATGCCAGGGGTAGGCTGGTTGCATTGGTTATGCCTAAATATTTAGCTGAATATTATCTGCTTGCTCTTATTTGTTTGTTagatatttgaataaatgaaaagaaaaatatatctgaatatttATCTTAGTTAAGTATTTATAAACAAGACTTTGCttgatgatgaaaataattattattttaatgcaaaacTTTTTGTTCCACCTGCAATTTTGCTGCGATATTTTGACGGCTCTTGTGTCTTTCGACATATCACATTAGCGTAAGTGTCACTGCGGGCAGCCGGCATAAACAAAAGTTAGAGACACACAAAATCAGCAACGTGCTGAGTTTAAAGAACAAAAGGATTAACTATCAAGGAGCATACGGTGAGGTTATGTGAAGCATACCATTTAACAATGTGTAATCGTTTACTCAATTCTAATTGAGGAACTTTACGTTATATTCGGCGCGATTTCGATGGGGTAAAGAACGGTACTTACAGAACGGATAAACGAGCAGTCAAGCGCGTCGATTCAACGAGTAAAAGCGCGAAATATCGCTAAAACGCTAAGCTGGTGGCAAACTTGTTCTCGGGAGTGAAAATTGTGGTTACGCTTATGTTTTATCCTCAGCCGTACTAGCAAAATCTGTCTTCAGACGCGCTGCTTGCTAATTGCACCTGTTTTTCAGTAAGTAATTATCCTTCACATTCATTTGCTAGTATAGCGACAGATGTCCTATTTGGacgttttggaaaaaaaaggaattttgtTGTAGTTGGTTTGCTGgatattttttcatcttcacaTCTCGCGTACAGCTGCTTTCGGTCCTTTGGTGAAGCTTTCATACAATAGTGTGAGTGGGGACTGTTTGATCGAAAGGAACAGCCGAAACAAACGCGCGTTCGTCGTTTCCTGTTGTTGTCACAGAAACGTCCTTTTGAACATGATCGGACCGGGAGCCTAAAAGAAGGTTCCAGAAAAATCCAGCACGTTCTCAAAGGTAGGGCTTATGTCATGATTATCAACATGTTCcacaaatttcaaatttttttcatatgaattctttgcatacatttttgcTTGTTCCTACAATTATATTGTCTAGATTTGaagcaaatttgttttcgtcAACCTACCCTTTAGGAGGAGGCTCGAATTACATTATTAGATTCGATTACAATCCCGCATCCTGGAACCTCTCTATCATTCATCTCAAGAGGCATGTTAAGAACGAGAAGATCATGtatttagtttgttttttttctttactcaCCCTCACCAAAATTGATGCAATTCATCATCCGTGCCGCATCGGGCGAAGCATATTTATGTTTCTCGCAGGATGGTTTGCTTATGTTGGTGCATTGGGCCTTTTCATGTCTTCGGATGACCTGCGAGGAggggcaaataaaacaaacgcggCCACACTTTCGCCTGTTGCGACAACATTAGCCTCGTTCGCGGTTGTCTCAAGATTTGCTCAAATGTTGCTTCCCTCTCCCCACGCAAACCCCGCCAAACATCGTGTGTGCGATGAAAGTGTATTATTAtactttattttcctttcttccatCGCGATATGCGTGCATTATTTTCCCTCTGCTGTTGTTTTACGCGCCATCGAGGGATTTCATGCTAAGTTTTAACCCGTATGCTGCGAAATGCACAGACGATGGTAATGATATGCCTATATGGGTTCAGCTTCGTTTAGTCTTAGCATTGTGagacatttttgtttgatagCCAAAACACGAACATATAATTTCTTTTGTGATAGAAACAATATGctattgcttttatttgctttctgtAATCAAAACTTCCAAACGTTTGCAGAACTAAAATGTTTGTTAATTTGCATAACTTAGTTGCTAtagttttgatttctttttaataGGAACTACGGACGAATGTGAATGTCTAAGAAATTAATAGAAATATAtaggtcgatcgatcggagtCTGTTAGGAGTAGGTTATTGCTAGCTTTGcttactttatttttattagacAAATGTCTTGATAATACCGAGAAACTCTGCCAGTTAGAGTAAGAGGCTCATTTGAAATGCTCGTCTGGTTTGGTTCCGCTGGTGGTGCTTAACCAGCTACGAGGAACCAGCACAGGATAGGCTCCTGGAGTGAGCAGGAAAATTTACAGTCCAATCATGTACGCGTCTGTATGAAGACACTTTAAACCATTCCGCCTGAAGATCCGCCCTGAAACCACACAAGTCACGGCGCGGTCTCGTATCATTAAAATACCAAACAGGCATCATCCCCGGGCCATGATCGTTCCCGAGGGAGCGTTCATTAGCGGTCTATTaaagggacaaaaaagggagggctgtgttcgatttttttctacacACTGCCCAACGTTTCTAGTTGACGCTTGAGCAGCTACGTAAAGCCTTAGCTGGATCAGCTGGCAGCCAGGAAACGAACTTTACGTGCCCCTCACAAATAATTCAACACACCCAGGATGGAAACTGCTATGAGCATCGGTGCATTCCGTGCGTGTACACATTATGCGTGCAATGAAGCATGAAACGATGTAGAATTTGTTTGCATAAAGCTTTTCGTCGCAACACTAGCCACCAGCGATTGGAAATGGACAAAATGGTTAATGTGAAGTTACGATTGTCCATTTGTCATCGTTTTGTGAggggaaaaagcgaacaccTTCCGCACATGGTATCAGTATTTTCCTCACGTATTTCTATATTGCTGGAATTTTCGGTGTCACCCTCTGAGTGCATCGGCTTCGTGGGATTAGCCTAACAAATTGATGCATTTGTTAATTAAATACCATTCGGAACTTTATGCAGATGCTGGTGTTCACAGGAGTGAATAATCTGtctacaaaacaaagaaaaagcttACTTGAAAAagtgtttaatttattttcacaaaaggaaaacacagttagcaaattaaattacattagGTTCCATGCTAAAGAAAATTAGCGGAAGCGCGTCCAACTCAACAATAAACATTTCGTCTATGCGGTTGCCAagatttttttacgatcctaaatcataaaaatcacCCCATGAAAGACTGAAGGTTACGCTTAATAGTACGCTTCCCGTATCGGTTGTAATAAAGGCCGGATGTATTGACGTTTGTACAGTGGTCGAGTAGTTTAGTTTGTTCGGTTTCCATGCTTGTGAAGCGGGATTTGAGGCGAAATTTATCGCGGCacatattatttcatcatttattTGAATCATTTACTCTACGCGCATATTGTGCTTTGAATCATGAGCTCAATTAGGCTAGTCACAAAGTTTATTGGCTACATTTTATTGATGCAAGGAGAGTTATAAACATGAATCACTAATAGGGCTTCAACAACTTCTGTTTCATCAAACTATTTCTCTTGCTGAACAGTATTTTAAAGTTAGCGTACATCAAATTGTACTTTTAACTTCTTTTCCAATATATATTTCCTGAAAGTCATATTAAAACAAGCTTTgaaccatttttatttcacgtttTCGACGGATGCAACCATCGCTAATTATTTGCTAACTGCTTTCGCTCTGATCGAATCCATTAATTATCACTTCGGAGAGCTAATAATTAACCTAACAGGCGTTCGCTTGGATAAACGGTAGGAAGTTCAGGCATCGGATGCCAAATAGTAACTTCCCTTAGTTCGGAGAGGGTTACGGagaatttttttcagattatTTATTCCGCTAAAGTATCTGAGAACGGGTATCTTGGGAGAACTTCGTGTTAGTTGTTTCCTTAGATTTATCACTTTTATCTTTTGTCTATCCTAATGGGACTATAATTACTTGGTTTGCATTTGTCAAGCTATAGTTGGAAATATTTTTACTGAAGAATTTGGTaatattgaatatttttgtccgtttttttCACACATGTAAACGGTGCGGTGAAAGAAGATACACTCCGATTTTTAGGTAGTATGCTAAACGTTCACATTCCTGTTGTAAATCTTGATAAAGCACCGCGCTATTCGAATGATGAGGGCTGGATCTTTCGACGAAAACGAGTTTCGAAGCTCACCTGTGTGATCTTTGGGAAACGAGCTCATCGAACCCTGGGAAGTGATAGCAGGGAGCCGGAACTCCACGAGCAGATTTGAAACGGTTCACAAATTTGCCGTAACATGTTTGGAAAGCTTGGTTCAATGCATGTGTTGATTATAGCTATACAATGTTACTAACTTGTTCGAAAtaatgttccatttttttttcaaatgtgcTTCTCGCTTCAAACATAACGAAGCTGTGCCCTGTCATTTGGGATACAACTGCAAATTATGCTTCGAATGTGCATAAACGATCAATATcttaaagaaatgaaaaagaaacgcccaAGACGTGCTCTCTTACTTGCGTTTCACTTCACAGCAAGGAACGagatggagttttttttattcacaaaaaaatgttGGAACGTAGAAAAGGGAGTTTTTTTAGTAGCAATCATTTTGGCTTCAGCGAGAAGCAAAACGCTTTAATTAGCATGCAGCCAATCCTCCGGTTCGGCATCTGTCCACGGTAATTATCACTTTAAGGTATCTGGGACTTTGCAGGTGAAAGGTAAGATGATATCTTTATCTTTAGATGCTCTAGGGATGaactatttcatttttctaGCAAAAACTTGTTAAGCACACATTTTTTCAACTCGATAAAATTATGTACATCCAGATAGACAATTATTAGCTTTTTTACACTTTTCTGGTAAACTTTCAGGTGCATTTAGCCATTTCTTTTTGATTGACATTGATGTTGCATATTTGCCTATATTTGGCATGATCACAATCACACaacgtggttttttgtttgtaattaaA
This window harbors:
- the LOC128731420 gene encoding uncharacterized protein LOC128731420 — its product is MTDTTLPIANTLRLRPLTKENILYYYFPLKGMLSYAALSVNVMNPSIAIKLLPKRDVTNFLLLHTVLGTTLFMYSRPHLKAVPTNKRAAYSICGSVLFSFGSVLVWAVIRSAVPRNQGLATALGLSSGLLMAKLGYDYMENNDSQAVVKKN
- the LOC128729929 gene encoding histone H3.3A-like, which codes for MARTKQTARKSTGGKAPRKQLATKAARKSAPSTGGVKKPHRYRPGTVALREIRRYQKSTELLIRKLPFQRLVREIAQDFKTDLRFQSAAVAALQEASEAYLVGLFEDTNLCAIHAKRVTIMPKDIQLARRIRGERA
- the LOC128731573 gene encoding histone H3.3A-like isoform X2; this translates as MLAALMARTKQTARKSTGGKAPRKQLATKAARKSAPSTGGVKKPHRYRPGTVALREIRRYQKSTELLIRKLPFQRLVREIAQDFKTDLRFQSAAVAALQEASEAYLVGLFEDTNLCAIHAKRVTIMPKDIQLARRIRGERA
- the LOC128731704 gene encoding RING-type E3 ubiquitin-protein ligase PPIL2, which encodes MGKKQHQKDKMYLTYTEWSEFYGGHKPDSVENEQIKFKRLPFDHCCLSMVPFEHPYCDKDGNVFELSAIVEFLKKFKVNPVTGAPLDGKSLLKLNFTKNHEGLYHCPTLFKPFTKNSHIVANGKTGNVFSWEAIEQLNVKAKNWKDLLDDTPFLRKDLITIQDPGSLDKFNISSFHHIKQRLRVPTEEELAERKDPQGRLKTISVETKEILTQLEKDYKAPEEQKEERQVADKFNAAHYSTGAVAASFTSTAMVPVSNHEAAIIDDDIVRYERVKKKGYVRLLTNYGALNLELYCEQVPKTCENFLKHCHSGYYNGCLFHRSIRNFMIQGGDPTGVGNGGTSAWGKKFADEIKPNLSHSGRGILSMANSGPNTNGSQFFITYRSCKHLDGKHTIFGKLVGGLEILTEMERVEVDNRDRPIENIFIQRAQVFVDPFQEVDEQLAKERAEELERIQREAEEKRNKNVGKKSTQPLKVFRAGVGKYLDTNVTKILPDVNEKPGPSNAAEPSKAKKRKTVVGSDGFGNFSSW
- the LOC128729945 gene encoding mitochondrial translation release factor in rescue; this encodes MASLLRRYVLRDMPYSGWRALSKMIDDSRVPVLQEADLEESFVRGSGPGGQSVAKTNNKVVLTHKPTGIVVQCHTSRSLFENRREARKLLVSKLDQLYNGDQSVDAQQQRIDAKKQSETARRKQKLQAKKKAWKEREFGGNESDNAS
- the LOC128731575 gene encoding histone H2A, yielding MSGRGKGGKVKGKAKSRSNRAGLQFPVGRIHRLLRKGNYAERVGAGAPVYLAAVMEYLAAEVLELAGNAARDNKKTRIIPRHLQLAIRNDEELNKLLSGVTIAQGGVLPNIQAVLLPKKTEKKA
- the LOC128731573 gene encoding histone H3.3A-like isoform X1 → MARTKQTARKSTGGKAPRKQLATKAARKSAPSTGGVKKPHRYRPGTVALREIRRYQKSTELLIRKLPFQRLVREIAQDFKTDLRFQSAAVAALQEASEAYLVGLFEDTNLCAIHAKRVTIMPKDIQLARRIRGERA
- the LOC128731797 gene encoding MIEF1 upstream open reading frame protein; translation: MCAPAASKRLVLSLYRDLLRYGTQLQYTDQEYFLSRIRREFRQGASLTDPKEIDICFKRGLALLNRARVV